Genomic DNA from Haloplanus aerogenes:
GAACGGAGTGAGCGAGGAAACCCGACGCAGCAAAAAGTGGGAGTATGCCGCCTCCCCGATTTGAACGGGGGACAGCTCGATCTTCAGTCGAGTGCTCTCCCAGTCTGAGCTAAGGCGGCGCAGTTCCGACGAGGTGGATCGGAGCCAAAAGGATTTCGAAACGCGGCAGGGCGGTCAGGCCACGGTGCGTCGCTCGGTGAACGTCTGCGTCCCGCCGGCGGTCCGAACCGTCGTCTCGATCCGGATGACGCCGTCGTTGGCCTTGATGCGCGCGGCATCGACGTAGCCCACCTCGATGGTGCGCGTCCGCGTGACCGTCTCGCCGGCAGGGAGACGCCCCACGTCGGAGCGCCCCTCCCAGACGAGGCTGCCGTCGGTGGTCACCTCGGTGGCGACGCGCACGTCGCGCGCGGCCGCTTCGCCTTCGTTCGACAGCGCGACCGTGACCTCGCGACAGCGACTGCCACAGGAGTCGATGGATCGAACCTGCATCGTGATCTCGGGGGTGCTGTCGGCCGTCGCGTTCGCTTCGGCCGACGCCGCCGTCGAGGCAGGGGCCGGCGTCGCCGTTGGCGTTCCCTCGGCGCCGGCTTCGGCCGGACCACCCGACGGCCCCATTCCGAGGGCGACGGCCGCGAGGAGCATCACGACGACGCCACCGAACAGTGCGATCTCCCGACGGCCGACCGACGAGAACCGGCCGTCCCCGTCGTCCGCAGGGTCGGCCCCCGACGGCCCCGATTCGTCATCCCCCGACATACGCCAGCGTTGGCCGTCAGCGCGCATAGCTCTGATGGCCACCGAACGAGAGGCTTTTGCCCATTCCACGACAACACACCGCATGACCGAGGCGTTCGTCTGTCCGATCTGCGAGCACGCGTGCAAAACGCGAAACCACCTGCGCGAACACCTCCACGACCGACACCACAAGAGCGACATCATCGACCGGTATCTGGCGGAGTTGGAGGGTCAGGCCGGGAGTCCGTAGCTGTCGATGTCGTCGCCGGTACCGGCGTCACGTTCGGCGGCCGCGTGGAGGGCGCCGCGGGCGAGGGTCTCGGCGTCGTCGAGCGTCGCGTCGGGGTCGTGGCTCGCTTCGAGCGCCCCCAGCGCGACCGGGGCACCGCTCCCGAACGCCGCCAGATCGTCGTCGGTACTGCTGCCGTCGGCCGTGATAGACCGTAGCTGTGGGGTCCCGCCGTCGTCGTAACCGGCGACGAGGACGGACACGTCGAACTCGGTGGCGAGGTCGCTCGCCATCCGAGTCAGCGGGTCGACGTGAACCTCGCCCCGTTCCGTTCGATACGTGCGAAGGTCGCTCTCTAGGCGGTCGGCGAAGCCGTCCACGTCGCTCCCGACGACGGCCGCGCCGACGCCCTCGAAGTCGAATACGTGCTGGCGCGAGCGACTGCGGACGTGCCCCTGACTCACGGCCACGCGGTCACCCGCGAGGACGACACCACCCGCACACGTCACGCCGAGGACGGTGCTCATGGGTGTACGTTGGGCGGGACGCGGGGTAGGCGTGTCGACCGCAGCCTACCCGACGAGGTCGTCGACCAGTTCCTCGGGATCGAACCGGTCGAGGTCGTCGTAGCCCTGTCCGGTGCCGAGAAAGAGGACGGGCTTGCCGGTCACGTAGGCGACGGAGATTGCGGCGCCGCCCTGTGAATCGGCGTCGGCCTTGGTCAACACCGCGCCGTCGATTTCGGCGGCGTCGTTGAACTGTTTGGCGCGCTCGACGGCGTCCTGCCCCGCCACCGCCTCGTCGACGAAGAGGGTGAGGTCGGGGGCGACCACGCGGTCGATCTTCTCCAACTGGGCCATCAGGTCGCTGGAGGTGTGCAGGCGGCCGGCGGTGTCGCCGAGGACGACGTCGACGTCGTTGGCCTCGGCGTACTCGACGCCGTCGTAGATGACGGCCGCGGGATCGCCGCCCTGCTCGTGGGCGATCAGGCGCTTGCCGAGCGCGTCGGCGTGTTCGCGAATCTGCTCGTTCGCGCCGGCGCGGTAGGTGTCGCCGTTGGCGAGGACGGACGAGTACCCCCGCTCCTCCAGATACTTCGCCATCTTCGCGATGGTCGTCGTCTTGCCGACGCCGTTGACGCCGGTGAAGACGATGGTCACGGGCTTGTCCGCCTCGGCGATGCGCTCCTCGAAGTCGAACTGGCCGACGCTGATCACGTCGAGGAGCGCGTCGCGGAGGGCATCCTCCACGAGGTCGCCGGTGCTCGCCATCTGGGATTTGGTCTCGCCGATCAGATTGGAGCGAATCTGATCGAGGATGGCTTCGGCGACACCCATCTCCACGTCGCTCTCGAGAAGCGCCATCTCGAGGTTCCAGAGCGGATCCTCCAGATCCTCCTCTTCGAGGACGACCTTGCCGGTGGCGAAGGCCTTGGCTCGCTGGAGGCGGCCGGGGCCGTCCGACTCGTCGTCGCTCTCGTCGGCCGTCTCGTCGGCGGCTGCTGCCGCCGGTTCGACGGTATCAGTGTCGGCCTCGGCGTCGGCCTCGGATTCGGCGTCGACTTCGGCCTCCGCCTCAGAGTCTGCCTCCGTGTCGGCGTCGGCACTCTCCTCGACGTCGCTCCGGAAGCGATCCAGCTTCTCTTTCAGTCCGTCGAACATCGCCCGCTACTCGTCGTCGTTCTGCTGCTGTTGCTGCTGCATCTGCTGCATCTGCTGTTGCTGCATCTGCTGTTGCATCTGCTGGGCCTGCTGTTCGATCTCCTCGCTCTCGGCTTCGAGTTCGGAGATTTCGTCCTCCACGTCGCCGATCCGGTCGTCGAGCACACCCTTCTTGCGTTCGAGGGCGTCGACGGCGTCACCCTGTTCCTGCTCGGCCGCGTAACCGCCGCCGAGGTCGACGATCACTTCGTCGATGTCCTGCACTTCGGCGCGGATGTACGCGCCGCCGCCGAGGGGAACCTGCACGGTGGAGCCAGTTTCGAGCGTCTCGACGGCCTCGATGGCGTCGTCGATTTCGGACTGCCGGTCGCGGAGGTCCTGAACCTCGGCCTCGAGTTCTTCGATTTCCTCGTCGATAGCCTGCAGTTCCTGGGAGAGCTGCTGGAGTTGCTGCTGACCGCCACCGCCCATCATGCTGCGCTCACCCCGCTGATCTCTACCTGCATGCGTTTGAGACCGTGTTCGCTCCCGAGCTGCGAGAGCGTGTGCTCGCGCGCGACATTCTCGTTGGGAGCCTCGACAGTCTTCTCGAACTCGCGGTGTCCGGTTCTATCCTGAAAGCGCCCGCTGACGACGAACTCACTCATGTACCGAAGGGTCGTGAGGAAGCGGGAAGTATCTTCCTACTCGATGTAACCGAGCGTCTCCTCGATGCGGCCCAGTTCCGGCCCGGTGGTGTCGGTGCCGACGACGTAGCCCGAATCGTTGGCGACGAGACCGGAGCCGACCAGCGGCGCGCCGTAGTTGACGGTGCCGATGTCGGCGCGTACGTCGAGGACCTCTTCGATCGCCTCCAGTTCCGGCTCGCGGGATTTGGGGTGACAGAGGACGCCCTCGTTGGTCGCGACGGCGGCGGTGCCGACGGTCCGCACGTCGGCGAGGTCGCCCCGTTCGACGGGTACGTCGAGCGCCGACTTCACCGTCTGGACCGCCTCGCGGCTGAGGTCCGGGTGAACGTACGCGCCGTAGTCGTTCGCGAGGACGACGTTGCCGGCGGCGTTGATGCGGCCGGGGAGTTCCGTCACGGGGAGCCCCGTCGCCTCCTCGAGAGCGTCGATCTCACGGTTGGTCGCCCGACCCGAGACGAGCAGGCCGCTCTCGTTCCCGACGGCGAGGGCACCGACGGTGCCGGAGCCGCCGACCATCGTCGTCACTGGCTCGACGTCGAGTTCCGCCGCCATGTCGGCGACGGTGTCTTCGTCGGCGTCGGACCGCACGAGCAGACAGTCGTTGGTCGCTCGGGCGAACACCCCGACGTAGGACGATCCAGCGAAGGAGGCGCGTAACACGTTAGTCGGCGGTCTCGGCTTCGACGGTCGGTTCTCCGTCCTCGACGAAGCGGGCCGCGCGAACTCGGAGTTTGCTCGGCGGGTTGTTCCGCCCCTGTTCCCACACCGCCTCGTTGACGCTGGGGTCCAGGCGAACCTCGCTCTCCTCGACTTTGAAATGCTTCGCGAGGTGCTCGCGGACGAGCGACATCGCCTTGTCGGCGCGCTCGTTCGACGGTGCCGCCCGTGCGTCGCGGAGCGGGACGGTGACGACGCGCTCCTCGAAGTCGTTCGCGCTCATTTATTCGTCCGTGTCGTTCCGACGCCAGTTGCGCCGCTTGGGGTTACGCGTTACCTGTCGGTCCGTCTTGAGCATGACCCACGCGGGAACGCGGCTGTTCTGTCGCTCCAGCTTCGCGAGGCGCTTCTTCTTCGCCTTCGATTTCTTGCCCATAGTGGGCACCACTACCCAGCGGCCGCATAAAATCTTGTTCTTTCGAGCGCCACCGCGAGAGCGACGCGCGAGTGCCCGTCAGGCGCCGCCGAACGGGTCCGCGAAGTCGTTGCGGATGTAGTACCGGACGTAGTTGCCGTAGGTACGGTCGCCGGGGTGGTCGGCCACCTGTTCGTAGCGGACGGTCCCGTCGGTGTCGACGACGTACGTCGCGGCGATACCCGTGAGGCCGTGACTCGTCTCCTCGGTGCCGCTGTACTGCTCGGCCACCTCGCCGGTGGGATCGGCGAGCAACTGCACGTCGAGGTCGTAGCGATCACGCATCTCC
This window encodes:
- a CDS encoding translation initiation factor IF-6 — its product is MLRASFAGSSYVGVFARATNDCLLVRSDADEDTVADMAAELDVEPVTTMVGGSGTVGALAVGNESGLLVSGRATNREIDALEEATGLPVTELPGRINAAGNVVLANDYGAYVHPDLSREAVQTVKSALDVPVERGDLADVRTVGTAAVATNEGVLCHPKSREPELEAIEEVLDVRADIGTVNYGAPLVGSGLVANDSGYVVGTDTTGPELGRIEETLGYIE
- a CDS encoding 50S ribosomal protein L31e encodes the protein MSANDFEERVVTVPLRDARAAPSNERADKAMSLVREHLAKHFKVEESEVRLDPSVNEAVWEQGRNNPPSKLRVRAARFVEDGEPTVEAETAD
- the rpl18a gene encoding 50S ribosomal protein L18Ae — protein: MSEFVVSGRFQDRTGHREFEKTVEAPNENVAREHTLSQLGSEHGLKRMQVEISGVSAA
- a CDS encoding 20S proteasome subunit A/B, with product MSTVLGVTCAGGVVLAGDRVAVSQGHVRSRSRQHVFDFEGVGAAVVGSDVDGFADRLESDLRTYRTERGEVHVDPLTRMASDLATEFDVSVLVAGYDDGGTPQLRSITADGSSTDDDLAAFGSGAPVALGALEASHDPDATLDDAETLARGALHAAAERDAGTGDDIDSYGLPA
- the ftsY gene encoding signal recognition particle-docking protein FtsY, translating into MFDGLKEKLDRFRSDVEESADADTEADSEAEAEVDAESEADAEADTDTVEPAAAAADETADESDDESDGPGRLQRAKAFATGKVVLEEEDLEDPLWNLEMALLESDVEMGVAEAILDQIRSNLIGETKSQMASTGDLVEDALRDALLDVISVGQFDFEERIAEADKPVTIVFTGVNGVGKTTTIAKMAKYLEERGYSSVLANGDTYRAGANEQIREHADALGKRLIAHEQGGDPAAVIYDGVEYAEANDVDVVLGDTAGRLHTSSDLMAQLEKIDRVVAPDLTLFVDEAVAGQDAVERAKQFNDAAEIDGAVLTKADADSQGGAAISVAYVTGKPVLFLGTGQGYDDLDRFDPEELVDDLVG
- the pfdA gene encoding prefoldin subunit alpha; translated protein: MGGGGQQQLQQLSQELQAIDEEIEELEAEVQDLRDRQSEIDDAIEAVETLETGSTVQVPLGGGAYIRAEVQDIDEVIVDLGGGYAAEQEQGDAVDALERKKGVLDDRIGDVEDEISELEAESEEIEQQAQQMQQQMQQQQMQQMQQQQQQNDDE
- a CDS encoding 50S ribosomal protein L39e codes for the protein MGKKSKAKKKRLAKLERQNSRVPAWVMLKTDRQVTRNPKRRNWRRNDTDE
- a CDS encoding peroxiredoxin family protein, which gives rise to MTLEHDDAPDFTLDSTAGEPVTLSETLADGPTVVLINRGHWCSFCAEQLQTFSEVSYDLWFHDDVDILPVVTDPLGAVTEMRDRYDLDVQLLADPTGEVAEQYSGTEETSHGLTGIAATYVVDTDGTVRYEQVADHPGDRTYGNYVRYYIRNDFADPFGGA